The DNA window GCCCCGTACCTGCGGCCGAGCACGGCGTACGTGCGTGAGATCCACCGGCGTGCCGGGGTGGCACATGGCGACCACGACGGCGTCGCCATGTTCGAGGAGCCCATCGAGATCCCCGTGCGCATCGAGACGCCGGGCGTGCTGCTGCTGGTCGACACCGGACGTCAGCGTCTGCGGTTGGGCGCCGGCGGGCGCGACCGCATCGCCGAGGTGGTGGACAGCGGCCTGGAGCACGCCCGCCGGCTGTCGTCGCGCCTATCCATCGGGATCGTCCTCGACGGCGACAGCGACGTGCTGCGCTCTGAGGTCCCGACGCTGGCGACGTCAGAACGCCTCGTCGAGCGACTGCCCTGGCGAGGTGCACTCCCCCACGTCGAGTTACACGGCGCGGGCTGGTCGACCGCGCTGGCGTTGTGGGAGGACGAGGCACGCCACCTCGACCTCGGTGGTCAGCCGGCCCGTGCCTTCCAGTCCTACGCGGAGCGCGCCACCGGCTGACCGGTAAACCGCTACGGTCCGGCGACGCATGGTGCGGCCCCGCGCCGGCCGGACCGGGCCGCGGGCTGGCTCGTCCTCCGGGTCGTGATGTCACGCCGCGCTGCGGAGCGCATCGGCGCGCAGACGGCGGCCATCACCGGACAGCACGGTGCCCGCAGCACCCGCCACGACCAGCGCGCCGCCGACGAGGTGCCGCAGCGACAGCGGCTCGGCCAGCAGCCACCATGCGAGACCGCCGGCGACGAACGGCTGCGCCAGCCGCATGATCGGCGGGATGTTCGCAGGCACGTAGCGCAGCGGCCAGGTCATTACGAAGTGGCCGACCGCGCCGGGGCCGACGGCCACGCCTCCCGCCAGCAGCAGGTCGACGCCGCGGACGTCCAGCACCGGCGCATCGGTGACCAGGACGAAGGTCGACACGACGCATGCGGCGACGCTCATCGTGCCCAGCAGGAAGGCCGCGACCGGCAGGTGGTCGCGCCCCCACTTCGACAACAGGAAGAACGCAGCGAAGAAGACCACGTTGGCCAGCGCCATCGTCATGCCGGCGGCGCTGCCCGCCGGCGACGCCGCTGCGGCGAGGGCGAGCAGTACCGCACCAGCGATCGCCACGGCCGCCCACGTCCAGAAGCGCGGACCCGGTCGCTCACCGAACATCCAGCGGGCGCCGACCGCCGTCACGATGGGCGCGAGCGCGTTCATCAGCGAGACATCGACGACCGTCGTCATGCGGATGGCGGTGAAGAACAGCAGCTGGTGCATGCCGAACGCCACGCCCGCCCAAACCGCGACCCGCCAGGCACGCAGCAGCGGCCACGGCGCACCGAGGGCACGTTGCACGACCGCCACGGCGCCCAGCGTGCCCACGCCCATCCACAGTCGCCAGAAGCTGAAGACGGGGCCTGACACCGCCGACGCCTGCAGCATCACGGGCCCTGTCGAGTACAGGACGACCCCGACGGACACGAGGACCAGGGGGTAGCGGCGCGCGGCAGCACGCCCGTGAGACACCACATCGGTCGTCACGCGCGTCATGCCGCCCACGGCGACAGGCGCTCCGACCGTCGAGGTCGGAGCGGGGCGACTAGGTCAACGCCACCACCACGGCGTTCTAGCTGGTCAGGGGCCGGATTCCACGTCCGGCCCCTTCTCTCGTGATGCCTCACGATGCCGGGTGTTCCCGCGCTCGTGCGGAACATGTGCGGAACACGCCTGCCTCTGGTGGGTCCGTACGCGAGGGCGCACGTTTGACGACGACACAAGCGGTCCGGCGGTGCTGTGAACACCCCGGGCCCCGGCCGAGACCCCGGGAGGTCCCGACACATGCAGC is part of the Euzebyales bacterium genome and encodes:
- a CDS encoding DMT family transporter; amino-acid sequence: MTRVTTDVVSHGRAAARRYPLVLVSVGVVLYSTGPVMLQASAVSGPVFSFWRLWMGVGTLGAVAVVQRALGAPWPLLRAWRVAVWAGVAFGMHQLLFFTAIRMTTVVDVSLMNALAPIVTAVGARWMFGERPGPRFWTWAAVAIAGAVLLALAAAASPAGSAAGMTMALANVVFFAAFFLLSKWGRDHLPVAAFLLGTMSVAACVVSTFVLVTDAPVLDVRGVDLLLAGGVAVGPGAVGHFVMTWPLRYVPANIPPIMRLAQPFVAGGLAWWLLAEPLSLRHLVGGALVVAGAAGTVLSGDGRRLRADALRSAA